The following proteins are encoded in a genomic region of Papaver somniferum cultivar HN1 unplaced genomic scaffold, ASM357369v1 unplaced-scaffold_10, whole genome shotgun sequence:
- the LOC113326910 gene encoding late embryogenesis abundant protein Dc3-like, translating to MSAKQTPNTNGWVESATNTANTAGQHVADAAKATRDYVADAANTTTNTAQQKKEETSGVLSDTAQKAREHVANAADSVSKAAKPEEEKTPGFLEKTGTAVVNTAQGAVEAVKNTIGMNDKK from the exons ATGTCTGCTAAGCAGACTCCCAACACGAATGGATGGGTTGAATCAGCTACGAACACAGCTAACACGGCTGGGCAACATGTTGCCGATGCAGCTAAAGCAACTAGAGACTATGTAGCCGATGCAGCAAACACTACAACGAATACTGCCCAACAGAAAAAGGAAGAGACCTCTGGTGTCCTTTCCGATACAGCTCAAAAAGCCAGGGAGCATGTTGCCAATGCAGCTGATTCTGTATCCAAAGCTGCCAAGCCGGAAGAAGAAAAAACCCCTGGATTCCTTGAAAAG ACTGGAACAGCAGTGGTGAACACGGCGCAAGGTGCAGTTGAGGCTGTGAAGAACACAATCGGAATGAATGACAAGAAATGA